DNA from Stigmatella erecta:
GCACGGCGGGGGGCAGCCTCGCGTGGAGCGCGGATGGCAAGGGCTACTTCTACACGCGCTACCCCCGGGGCACGGAGCGCGCCGAGGAGGACCTGAACTTCTTCCAGCAGGTGTACTTCCACCGGCTGGGCACCCCCACCGAGAAGGACACCTACGCGCTGGGCAAGGACTTCCCCCGCATCGCCATGACGCAGCTGGAGACCTCCGAGGACGGCCGGTACACCACCGCCCTGGTGGCCAACGGCGACGGAGGCGAGTTCGCCCTGTACCTCTTCGGCCCCTCGGGCCAGTGGGCCCAGCTCTCGACGTACGCGGACAAGGTGGTGAGCACCCACTTCGGCGAGGACGGGGCGCTGTACCTGCTGTCGCGCAAGGAGGCACCGCGCGGCAAGCTGCTGCGGCTGGCCCTGGCCACGCCCTCGCTGGACAAGGCCACGGTGCTCGTCCCCGAGGGCCCGGCGACCCTGCAGGATCTCCTGCCCACCCCGGGCAGGCTCTACCTCATCGAGCAGCTCGGCGGCCCCTCGCAGCTGCGCATGGTGGACCTGAAGGGACAGCCGCTGGGCATCGTCCCCACGCTGCCGGTGTCGGCCGTGGGAAGCATGGTCCGCCAGGACGGGGATGACATCCTCTTCTCCAACACCAGCAACGTGGAGCCCCCGGCCTGGTACCGCTACGCGGCGAAGGACGGAAAGGTCACCAAGACGGCGCTGGTCCAGACGTCCCCCCGGGACATTGGGGACACGGAGGTCATCCGGGAGGAGGCCATCTCCAAGGATGGCACCCGGATTCCGCTGACCATCCTCAAGCCCCGGGGGGTGAAGCTCACGGGCACCACGCCCACCCTGCTGACGGGCTACGGCGGCTTCAACGTCTCCATCACGCCGGGCTTCAACCGGAGCAACATCGCGTGGCTGGAGCAGGGAGGCATCATCGCCATCGCCAACCTGCGCGGCGGCTCGGAGTTCGGCGAGGAATGGCACGCCAACGGCTCGCTCACGAAGAAGCAGAACGTCTTCGATGACTTCTACGCCTGCGCGAAGCTCCTGGTGGACAAGAAGTACACCCAGCCGAAGAAGCTGGGCATCCAGGGCGGCAGCAACGGGGGCCTGCTGATGGGGGCGGAGCTCACCCAGCACCCGGAGATGTTTGGCGCCGTCGTGGCGCGCGTGGGCATTTACGACATGCTGCGCGTGGAGCTCACGCCCAATGGACAGTTCAACACCACCGAGTATGGCTCGGTGAAGGACCCGGAGCAGTTCCAGGCGCTCTTCGCCTACTCGCCCTACCACCACGTCGTGGACGGCACGAAGTACCCGCCCGTGCTGTTCACCTCGGGTGCCAATGATCCCCGGG
Protein-coding regions in this window:
- a CDS encoding prolyl oligopeptidase family serine peptidase — translated: MSSKLTLASFALLLPFATLAARAASAPKPPVAEKKPVVDTYHGTAVEDPYQWLESNEPAVQDWTQGQNAHTRAVLDKLPGREAIRQRVSTLLGWESPGYFFLTKAGGTLLALKSQPPRQQPLLVVLGTGGDLAGERVLLDPMELDPSGQTAIDFYKPSRDGQKVAISLSKNGTESGDVHIYDVATGKPLPGEVVPRVNGGTAGGSLAWSADGKGYFYTRYPRGTERAEEDLNFFQQVYFHRLGTPTEKDTYALGKDFPRIAMTQLETSEDGRYTTALVANGDGGEFALYLFGPSGQWAQLSTYADKVVSTHFGEDGALYLLSRKEAPRGKLLRLALATPSLDKATVLVPEGPATLQDLLPTPGRLYLIEQLGGPSQLRMVDLKGQPLGIVPTLPVSAVGSMVRQDGDDILFSNTSNVEPPAWYRYAAKDGKVTKTALVQTSPRDIGDTEVIREEAISKDGTRIPLTILKPRGVKLTGTTPTLLTGYGGFNVSITPGFNRSNIAWLEQGGIIAIANLRGGSEFGEEWHANGSLTKKQNVFDDFYACAKLLVDKKYTQPKKLGIQGGSNGGLLMGAELTQHPEMFGAVVARVGIYDMLRVELTPNGQFNTTEYGSVKDPEQFQALFAYSPYHHVVDGTKYPPVLFTSGANDPRVDPFHSRKMVARLQAATGGKDRILLRAAGGGHGMGSPLSEKIDEMADIYAFFFNELGVKYRPVKPTMSPAK